One region of Budorcas taxicolor isolate Tak-1 chromosome 3, Takin1.1, whole genome shotgun sequence genomic DNA includes:
- the LOC128045062 gene encoding ras-related protein Rab-5B-like encodes MTSRSTARPNGQPQASKICQFKLVLLGESAVGKSSLVLCFIKGQFHEYQESTIGAAFLTQSVCLDDTTVKFEIWDTAGQERYHSLAPMYYRGAQAAIVVYDITNQETFARAKTWVKELQRQASPSIIIALAGNKADLANKRMVEYEEAQAYADDNSLLFMETSAKTAMNVNDLFLAIAKKLPKSEPQNLGSAAGRSRGVDLHEQSQQNKSQCCSN; translated from the coding sequence ATGACTAGCAGAAGCACAGCCAGGCCCAATGGGCAGCCCCAGGCCAGCAAAATATGCCAGTTCAAACTGGTCCTGCTGGGTGAATCTGCAGTGGGGAAATCTAGCCTGGTATTATGTTTTATCAAAGGGCAATTCCACGAGTACCAGGAGAGCACCATTGGAGCGGCCTTCCTTACCCAGTCTGTTTGTCTAGATGACACGACAGTCAAGTTTGAGATCTGGGACACAGCTGGGCAGGAGCGATACCATAGCTTGGCCCCCATGTACTACAGAGGTGCCCAAGCTGCCATTGTGGTTTATGACATTACTAATCAGGAAACCTTCGCCCGAGCGAAGACATGGGTAAAAGAACTACAGCGACAGGCCAGTCCTAGCATCATTATTGCCCTGGCAGGGAACAAAGCCGACCTGGCCAACAAGCGCATGGTGGAGTATGAAGAGGCCCAggcatatgcagatgacaacagcTTATTGTTTATGGAGACTTCAGCCAAGACAGCTATGAACGTGAACGATCTCTTCCTGGCAATAGCTAAGAAGTTGCCAAAGAGTGAACCCCAGAATCTAGGGAGTGCAGCAGGCCGAAGCCGGGGTGTGGATCTTCACGAGCAGTCCCAGCAGAACAAGAGCCAGTGTTGTAGCAACTGA